From Pseudodesulfovibrio alkaliphilus, one genomic window encodes:
- a CDS encoding DUF116 domain-containing protein, translating into MTHTRSIRKARKRLFIGLISVTCFVFCLFLAALWVVPYLGLANIHPAASWVLGAVVLVLIGFVSVAYWGLFLNIVTKRHLPGSKRFRGLTIKLFLPVMVLLGRVLGVDKEAIMLSFISVNNELVQAEAGRYRPEDVLLLMPHCLQSSKCDRRLTYDINNCKRCGLCPISGLLDLHDAYGVNLAIATGGTIARRIVVQMRPRLIIAVACYRDLSSGIQDAYPLPVFGVLNERPHGPCLDTLVDHGQLLAALERFLLPEYLKGKTPGAGRTISTAEGTHL; encoded by the coding sequence ATGACCCACACCCGAAGCATACGCAAGGCCAGAAAACGGCTCTTCATCGGTCTGATCAGCGTCACCTGCTTTGTGTTCTGCCTGTTTCTGGCCGCCCTCTGGGTGGTGCCCTATCTGGGGCTTGCCAACATCCATCCGGCCGCCTCCTGGGTGCTCGGGGCGGTGGTGCTGGTCCTCATCGGCTTTGTGTCCGTGGCCTATTGGGGGCTGTTCCTGAACATTGTCACCAAGCGGCATCTGCCCGGCTCCAAACGGTTCCGGGGGTTGACCATCAAGCTCTTTCTGCCGGTGATGGTCCTGCTGGGCCGGGTCCTGGGTGTTGACAAGGAGGCCATCATGCTCTCCTTCATCAGCGTCAACAACGAGCTGGTCCAGGCCGAGGCGGGCCGCTACCGGCCCGAAGATGTGCTGCTGCTCATGCCCCACTGTCTGCAAAGCTCCAAGTGTGACCGCCGCCTGACCTACGACATCAACAATTGCAAACGGTGCGGGCTGTGCCCCATCTCCGGGCTCCTCGACCTGCACGACGCCTACGGCGTCAATCTGGCCATCGCCACGGGCGGGACCATCGCCCGGCGCATCGTGGTCCAGATGCGTCCGCGTCTGATCATCGCCGTGGCCTGCTATCGCGATCTGTCCAGCGGCATTCAGGACGCCTATCCCCTGCCTGTGTTCGGCGTGCTCAACGAGCGGCCCCACGGCCCCTGCCTCGACACCCTGGTGGACCACGGCCAGCTCCTGGCCGCTCTGGAGCGCTTCCTGCTGCCCGAGTACCTGAAGGGCAAGACCCCTGGTGCCGGCCGGACCATCTCCACGGCCGAAGGCACCCATCTCTGA
- a CDS encoding DEAD/DEAH box helicase has protein sequence MDNPIACYVAALLDSERMAAQVAHHRVVEGVRARHSDPRKPWSPVLGAALSLSGIETLYAHQAEAVDHARAGRHVVVATPTASGKSLCYNLPVMDHCLADTEAKALYLFPLKALAQDQLKGFNELAGLLPVGPGAHRPTAAIYDGDTTPHFRRKIRDAPPNVVMSNPEMVHLSMLPHHAAWAGFLAGLSYVVVDEVHTYRGVMGSHMAMVFRRLLRLCAYYGAHPTFLFSSATIGNPVELCRMLTGLDVHPVLESGAARGRRHVVFINPEGSPAQAAIELLRAALAREMRTIVYCQSRKLTELVALWASERGGEYRDRISAYRAGFLPEERREIEARMASGELLAVISTSALELGIDIGGLDLCIMVGYPGSIMATWQRGGRVGRTARDSVVALVAQEDALDQYFMRHPEDFFARPPESAMLNPFNPVIMDRHLICAAAELTLRRGEGFLREEAVGRRVDELVTAGHLCEVVDTASGHPGEIVTYRKRPHGDLDLRGAGRSMHIEDVTGDDSCTREGRRPVIGTLDAHRAFREAHPGAVYLHRGRTYVIEDMDMGSLAVRARRARVGYYTRPRGSKDTEILEVLGTRTCLGTRVHFGRLKVTEQITGYEKRAVRGGKLLGITALDLPPLRFETEGLWFEIPHAVRVGCEAGYLHFMGGIHAFEHAAIGMLPLLVMTDRNDLGGISTPMHPQVNGPAVFIYDGMPGGAGLTRQAFEQAEELLLTTLRTIDECPCETGCPSCVHSPKCGSGNRPIDKSAARYVLESIRTGAAPATVTKEVTMTPSAPFAPGAPRRPAPERFGVIDIETRYSADEVGGWHRADRMGVSVACVWDSGEESMFDYGQDDLDGLVSRLRLFDLVIGFNHVKFDYAVLGGLHPFAFRSLPSLDLLVEINARLGYRLKLDNVARATLGGGKSADGLMALKWWKEGRLDLITEYCRDDVAATRDLYLHGREHGHIFFTNKAGQKVRLPVGW, from the coding sequence GTGGACAACCCTATTGCTTGCTATGTGGCCGCTCTGCTCGATTCGGAGCGCATGGCCGCCCAGGTGGCCCATCACCGGGTGGTGGAGGGGGTTCGGGCACGCCATTCGGACCCGCGCAAGCCATGGTCCCCGGTCTTGGGCGCGGCCCTGTCCCTGTCCGGCATAGAGACCCTGTACGCCCATCAGGCCGAGGCCGTGGACCACGCCCGGGCCGGACGCCATGTGGTTGTGGCCACGCCCACGGCCAGCGGCAAGTCCCTGTGCTACAACCTGCCGGTCATGGACCACTGCCTGGCCGACACCGAGGCCAAGGCGCTCTATCTCTTCCCCCTCAAGGCCCTGGCCCAGGACCAGCTCAAGGGCTTCAACGAACTTGCCGGACTGCTCCCGGTCGGACCGGGGGCGCACCGGCCCACGGCCGCCATCTACGACGGAGACACCACGCCCCACTTCCGCAGGAAGATCCGCGATGCGCCGCCCAACGTGGTCATGAGCAACCCGGAGATGGTCCACCTCTCCATGCTCCCCCACCACGCGGCCTGGGCCGGATTCCTGGCGGGATTGAGCTATGTGGTGGTGGACGAGGTCCACACGTATCGCGGGGTCATGGGCTCGCACATGGCCATGGTTTTCCGGCGGTTGCTTCGGCTGTGCGCGTATTACGGGGCGCACCCCACCTTTCTCTTCTCTTCGGCCACCATCGGCAATCCGGTGGAGCTGTGCCGGATGCTCACCGGCCTTGACGTGCATCCGGTCCTGGAGTCGGGTGCGGCCAGAGGGAGGCGGCACGTTGTCTTCATCAACCCGGAGGGGTCGCCCGCCCAGGCGGCCATCGAGCTCTTGCGGGCCGCCCTGGCCCGGGAGATGCGAACCATCGTCTACTGCCAGTCGCGCAAGCTGACCGAGCTTGTCGCCCTGTGGGCCAGCGAGCGCGGCGGCGAGTATCGCGACCGCATCTCGGCCTATCGCGCCGGATTCCTGCCCGAGGAGCGGCGCGAGATCGAGGCCCGGATGGCCTCGGGCGAACTGCTGGCCGTCATTTCCACCTCGGCCCTGGAGCTGGGCATCGATATCGGCGGGCTGGATCTGTGCATCATGGTCGGCTACCCCGGCTCGATCATGGCCACCTGGCAACGCGGCGGCAGGGTGGGCCGCACCGCCCGCGACAGCGTGGTCGCCCTGGTGGCCCAGGAAGACGCCCTTGACCAGTATTTCATGCGCCATCCCGAGGATTTCTTCGCCCGGCCGCCGGAATCGGCCATGCTCAACCCCTTTAACCCGGTGATAATGGACCGCCACCTGATCTGCGCCGCAGCCGAGCTGACCTTGCGCCGGGGCGAGGGCTTCCTGCGCGAGGAGGCGGTGGGCCGCAGGGTGGACGAGTTGGTGACGGCTGGCCATCTCTGCGAGGTGGTCGACACGGCTTCGGGGCACCCCGGAGAGATCGTCACCTACCGCAAACGCCCCCATGGCGACTTGGACCTGCGCGGCGCGGGCCGATCCATGCACATCGAGGATGTCACGGGCGACGATTCCTGCACCCGGGAGGGCAGGCGGCCGGTCATCGGCACCCTGGACGCCCACCGCGCCTTTCGCGAGGCGCATCCGGGCGCGGTCTACCTGCACCGGGGCAGAACCTACGTCATTGAGGACATGGACATGGGCTCCCTGGCCGTGCGCGCCCGTCGCGCACGGGTGGGCTACTACACCCGTCCACGCGGCAGCAAGGACACGGAGATTCTCGAAGTGCTCGGCACCCGGACCTGCCTTGGCACCCGCGTCCATTTCGGCCGCCTCAAGGTCACCGAGCAGATTACCGGCTACGAGAAGCGGGCCGTGCGCGGCGGCAAGCTGCTTGGCATCACTGCGCTGGACCTGCCGCCCCTGCGCTTCGAGACCGAGGGCCTGTGGTTCGAGATTCCCCACGCCGTGCGCGTCGGGTGCGAGGCCGGCTACCTGCACTTCATGGGCGGCATCCACGCCTTTGAGCACGCGGCCATCGGGATGTTGCCGCTTTTGGTCATGACCGATCGCAACGATCTGGGCGGCATCTCCACCCCCATGCACCCCCAGGTGAACGGCCCTGCCGTGTTTATCTACGACGGGATGCCCGGCGGCGCCGGGCTGACCCGCCAGGCGTTTGAGCAGGCAGAAGAACTGCTGCTGACCACCTTGCGCACCATCGACGAGTGCCCCTGCGAGACCGGCTGCCCCTCCTGCGTCCACTCGCCCAAGTGCGGCTCGGGCAATCGGCCCATCGACAAGAGTGCCGCCCGCTATGTGCTGGAATCCATCCGCACTGGCGCGGCGCCAGCCACCGTGACCAAGGAGGTGACCATGACCCCGTCCGCCCCTTTTGCCCCGGGCGCACCTCGCAGACCCGCCCCGGAGCGGTTCGGCGTCATCGATATCGAGACCCGCTACTCGGCCGACGAGGTGGGCGGCTGGCACCGGGCGGACCGCATGGGCGTGTCCGTGGCCTGCGTCTGGGATTCAGGCGAGGAGTCCATGTTCGACTACGGCCAGGACGACCTGGACGGGTTGGTATCCCGGCTGCGGCTCTTTGATCTGGTCATCGGCTTCAACCACGTCAAATTCGACTACGCGGTGCTGGGCGGCCTGCATCCCTTCGCCTTCCGCAGCCTGCCGAGCCTTGATCTGCTGGTGGAGATCAATGCTCGGCTCGGCTACCGACTCAAGCTCGACAACGTGGCCCGGGCCACCCTGGGCGGAGGCAAGTCGGCCGACGGCCTGATGGCCCTCAAATGGTGGAAGGAAGGCCGCCTGGACCTGATCACCGAATACTGCCGGGACGACGTGGCCGCCACCCGCGATCTCTACCTCCACGGTCGCGAGCACGGCCACATCTTCTTCACCAACAAGGCGGGCCAGAAGGTTCGGCTACCCGTGGGCTGGTGA
- the def gene encoding peptide deformylase: MKLDICTWPDDVLAAKAKPVGEVTPALQQLIDDMIETMYEGDGVGLAAPQVGKSIRLVCVDQTGPKLRGDLRVLINPEIVESEGEVESEEGCLSCPEFTATVLRKERVRVTGLDREGKEVCIDTDGFLAIVLQHEIDHLDGVTIADRAGRLKRNLYRKKAARWKA; the protein is encoded by the coding sequence ATGAAACTCGACATATGCACATGGCCTGACGACGTGCTGGCTGCCAAGGCGAAGCCGGTTGGAGAAGTCACGCCCGCATTGCAGCAGCTCATCGACGACATGATCGAGACCATGTACGAGGGCGACGGCGTGGGCCTGGCCGCGCCTCAGGTGGGCAAATCCATCCGGCTTGTCTGCGTGGATCAGACCGGACCCAAGCTGCGCGGCGACCTGCGCGTGCTGATCAATCCGGAGATCGTGGAGAGCGAGGGCGAGGTGGAGTCCGAGGAGGGGTGCCTGAGCTGCCCGGAGTTTACGGCCACGGTGCTGCGCAAGGAACGCGTCAGGGTCACGGGGCTGGACCGCGAGGGCAAGGAGGTCTGCATCGACACCGATGGCTTTCTGGCCATCGTGCTCCAGCACGAGATCGACCACCTGGACGGCGTGACCATTGCGGACCGGGCCGGACGGCTGAAACGCAACCTCTACAGGAAAAAGGCCGCCAGATGGAAAGCGTAG
- the recQ gene encoding DNA helicase RecQ, producing MASPLDILRSVFGFDDFIGLQRPIIDTVMAGGDCLVLMPTGGGKSLCYQIPSMLRSGVGVCVSPLIALMQDQVQGLTQMGVRAACLNSSLDPQDAREVEQRLVNGQLDLVYVAPERLCRPEFLDLLARCDPCLFAIDEAHCVSQWGHDFRPEYMQLAVIAERFPGVPRLALTATADEPTRRDIIRHLGLERAEVFATGFDRPNIRYEVQPKDHPQRQLLAFIRERHSGDSGIVYRLSRKKVEQTAVFLENNGITALPYHAGLSKEERHRNQERFMRGEGMVMVATVAFGMGVDKPNVRFVCHLEPPKSLEAYHQETGRAGRDGLPASAWLCFGLQDIAILRSMIESGEADLSRKRVEHAKLGALFAFLETAGCRRQVLLGHFGEHTAPCGNCDTCLSPVKTWDGTVAAQKALSNIYRTGQRFGAAYLAEVLVGKESERSRRFRHTELSTWGIGGELTLGQWKSVYRQLAAAGLLSVDMERHGALTLNERSWSVLRGESPVRLRTDPVVAVRAAKTRRPVAADDVLTDQETQALFDALRELRLGVAGEQGVPPYAIFPDSTLLDMVRYRPEDREAMACMTGVGEVKLTRFGQTFLDCLRDHADRYGRPPATPEIPPERREKRRQQLERAANGELSATAEESLALFEELGDAEAVATRRGLKPGSVWSHLAQAVALGRLDFRRASGLPDAEISRILETFAAFRDKGVISLTPVYEALEGRHSYDVLRMVRAHAGRE from the coding sequence ATGGCCTCACCTCTTGACATCCTGCGCTCGGTCTTCGGCTTTGACGACTTCATCGGCCTGCAACGCCCGATCATCGACACGGTCATGGCCGGGGGCGACTGTCTGGTGCTCATGCCTACCGGCGGCGGCAAGTCGCTGTGCTATCAGATTCCGTCCATGCTCCGGTCCGGGGTGGGGGTGTGCGTCTCCCCGCTCATCGCCCTGATGCAGGATCAGGTGCAGGGGCTGACCCAGATGGGGGTTCGCGCCGCCTGCCTCAATTCGTCCCTTGATCCGCAGGATGCGCGGGAAGTGGAGCAGCGGCTCGTCAACGGGCAGCTCGACCTTGTCTACGTGGCCCCGGAGCGGTTGTGCCGCCCCGAGTTTCTCGATCTGCTGGCCCGGTGCGATCCCTGCCTTTTCGCCATAGACGAAGCCCATTGCGTGTCCCAGTGGGGGCACGACTTCCGGCCGGAGTACATGCAGCTTGCGGTCATCGCCGAGCGGTTTCCCGGCGTGCCCCGGCTGGCTCTGACGGCCACGGCCGACGAGCCCACCCGGCGCGACATCATCCGCCATCTCGGGCTGGAGCGGGCCGAGGTTTTTGCCACCGGGTTCGACCGCCCCAACATCCGTTACGAGGTCCAGCCCAAGGACCATCCCCAGCGCCAGTTGCTCGCCTTTATCCGCGAGCGCCACAGCGGCGACTCGGGCATCGTCTACCGCTTGAGCCGCAAGAAGGTGGAGCAGACCGCCGTTTTTCTCGAAAACAACGGCATCACCGCCCTGCCTTACCATGCCGGGCTCTCCAAGGAGGAGCGCCACCGCAACCAGGAGCGGTTCATGCGCGGCGAGGGCATGGTCATGGTCGCCACCGTGGCCTTTGGCATGGGCGTGGACAAGCCCAACGTCCGTTTCGTCTGCCACCTGGAGCCGCCCAAGAGCCTGGAGGCGTATCATCAGGAAACGGGCCGCGCCGGGCGCGACGGCCTGCCTGCTTCGGCCTGGCTCTGTTTCGGTCTCCAGGACATCGCCATTTTGCGGTCCATGATCGAGTCCGGCGAGGCGGACCTGTCGCGCAAGCGGGTGGAGCACGCCAAGCTCGGGGCGCTTTTCGCCTTTCTCGAAACCGCAGGATGCCGCCGTCAGGTCCTGCTCGGCCATTTCGGCGAGCACACCGCGCCGTGCGGCAACTGCGACACCTGCTTAAGTCCGGTTAAGACCTGGGACGGCACCGTGGCCGCCCAGAAGGCGCTCTCCAACATCTATCGCACCGGCCAGCGGTTCGGGGCCGCGTATCTGGCCGAGGTGCTGGTGGGCAAGGAGAGCGAGCGCTCGCGCCGTTTCCGCCATACCGAGCTGTCCACCTGGGGCATCGGCGGAGAGCTGACCCTCGGGCAGTGGAAGTCGGTCTACCGCCAGTTGGCCGCCGCGGGCCTGCTTTCAGTGGATATGGAGCGACACGGCGCCCTGACCCTGAACGAGCGTTCCTGGTCCGTGCTGCGCGGCGAGTCCCCGGTGCGGCTGCGCACCGATCCGGTGGTGGCGGTCCGGGCCGCCAAGACCCGCAGGCCGGTGGCGGCCGATGACGTGCTCACCGACCAGGAGACCCAGGCCCTGTTCGACGCCCTGCGCGAGCTGCGTCTCGGTGTGGCCGGGGAGCAGGGCGTGCCGCCCTATGCCATCTTCCCGGACAGCACCCTCCTCGACATGGTCCGCTACCGCCCCGAAGACAGGGAGGCCATGGCCTGTATGACCGGCGTGGGCGAGGTCAAGCTAACGCGCTTTGGCCAGACATTTCTCGACTGCCTGCGCGACCACGCCGACAGGTACGGCCGTCCGCCCGCCACGCCGGAGATCCCGCCGGAGCGGCGGGAAAAACGGCGGCAGCAGCTGGAGCGGGCTGCCAATGGGGAGCTTTCGGCCACGGCCGAGGAGTCGCTGGCCCTTTTCGAGGAACTGGGGGATGCGGAGGCAGTGGCAACGCGGCGCGGCCTCAAGCCCGGCTCGGTTTGGAGCCACCTTGCCCAGGCAGTGGCTTTGGGCCGCCTCGATTTTCGCCGGGCATCGGGGCTGCCCGATGCCGAGATCAGCCGCATCCTCGAGACCTTCGCCGCCTTTCGCGACAAGGGCGTGATCTCCCTGACTCCGGTGTACGAGGCCCTGGAAGGCCGCCATTCGTATGATGTGCTGCGCATGGTCCGCGCCCACGCCGGGCGGGAGTAA
- a CDS encoding glycosyltransferase family 4 protein, translating to MAQRPKQTVKARPTPAVRRVLYVTDSDKLSGGSRQMVNNIAALSGLGVRTYTVLSPDSAIIPALSGLDVEIIPFGRFRDYLHAGAFLKRLVADKNIDVVHTFHNRAYKMGVLARLMGARCRLYINRGVISRPNAVFFLWTALADGVIANSMHCAGILRAHGVMQRRLNVVYNAYTGPDIPADPSSEDEKGGTVRFVYAGNVARIKGFDVFLRAASALCQGGEGDRFEFVGVGVGPLELERFPEQVSPAVRERLRLTGTIPHQQVLAELCQGDVLVLTSRMESLPNALIEGFGQGLPAICTSVGGIPEVVRDGFNGCLCPSEDADCLADKMRLLAADPSLRTAMGKAGRAVVRTLMTLEAKGAALMRVYAGERVYGPLTLDEVPLNKS from the coding sequence GTGGCGCAACGGCCCAAGCAGACAGTCAAGGCAAGGCCCACACCCGCCGTACGGCGCGTCCTGTATGTCACGGACTCGGACAAGTTGTCCGGGGGCAGCAGGCAGATGGTGAACAACATCGCCGCCCTGTCCGGCCTCGGAGTCAGGACGTACACCGTGCTCTCTCCTGATTCGGCGATCATCCCGGCCCTGAGCGGCCTGGATGTTGAGATCATCCCCTTTGGCCGCTTCCGCGACTATCTCCATGCCGGTGCGTTCCTCAAACGCCTGGTTGCGGACAAGAACATCGACGTGGTCCACACCTTCCACAACCGCGCCTACAAGATGGGGGTGCTGGCCCGTCTCATGGGGGCGCGGTGCAGGCTTTACATCAACCGGGGCGTCATCTCGCGCCCCAATGCCGTTTTTTTCCTGTGGACCGCGCTGGCCGACGGCGTTATCGCCAACTCCATGCACTGCGCGGGCATCCTCAGGGCCCATGGCGTCATGCAGCGCCGACTCAACGTGGTCTATAACGCCTACACAGGCCCTGACATCCCTGCGGACCCCTCGTCCGAGGACGAGAAGGGCGGGACGGTGCGCTTCGTCTATGCGGGCAACGTGGCCAGAATCAAGGGGTTTGACGTGTTCCTGCGGGCTGCCTCGGCATTGTGCCAGGGCGGGGAAGGCGACAGGTTCGAGTTCGTGGGCGTGGGGGTCGGCCCCCTGGAGCTGGAGCGGTTCCCGGAGCAGGTGTCTCCCGCCGTGCGCGAGAGGTTGCGCCTCACCGGCACCATCCCCCACCAGCAGGTGCTGGCCGAGCTTTGCCAAGGCGACGTTCTTGTCCTCACCTCGCGCATGGAAAGTCTGCCCAACGCGCTCATCGAAGGCTTCGGCCAGGGGCTGCCCGCCATCTGCACCAGCGTGGGCGGTATTCCCGAGGTGGTGCGCGACGGCTTCAACGGCTGCCTCTGCCCCAGCGAGGATGCCGACTGCCTGGCAGACAAAATGCGGTTGCTTGCCGCTGATCCGTCGCTGCGGACGGCCATGGGCAAGGCGGGCCGGGCCGTGGTACGCACGCTGATGACCCTGGAGGCCAAGGGGGCCGCTCTCATGCGCGTCTACGCCGGAGAACGGGTCTACGGCCCATTGACCCTGGACGAGGTGCCCCTGAATAAGTCATAG
- a CDS encoding response regulator, translated as MNRTIADNNDNGVRQRILVVDDSVSVRYALEKHLTEAGFDVSLAEDGAEALAKAVEGEFDLVITDVDMPRMDGFELCRRLKEEFKTSAIPIIILSTRESDERVEQGFRVGADAYLAKGDDIRESIERIKDIIRARNFLTGSKVLVVDDSSSIRLFLRVGLTENGFAVRTATNGREALEMLPEFRPDLIITDLMMPEMDGFALCRELKRTEFASVPVIVMSTMGDKGIMRRLMREGAASFLIKPFSVAQLSVVIEEIFSSNFRLLLEEKERLEMEQRLTLAAIASLVQALEARDSLTRGHSERVALVAVGIGQEMGFNPAELDRLLLIGRLHDLGKIGVRDDVLLKKDSLTNTEYEHVKAHSNVVADILRPITSLHDILEVTTSHHERWDGKGYPDGLAGEAIPLRARIISVADVFEAVTSERPYRDSMPRAVAVDIIRDERGKQLCPTCVDAFLRWYDRTGGVIELPEDYRQR; from the coding sequence ATGAACAGGACCATTGCCGACAACAACGACAACGGGGTTCGCCAGCGCATTCTGGTGGTAGACGACTCGGTCTCGGTCCGCTACGCCCTGGAAAAGCATCTGACCGAGGCCGGGTTTGACGTATCCCTGGCCGAGGATGGCGCCGAGGCGCTGGCCAAGGCCGTGGAGGGCGAGTTCGACCTGGTCATCACCGACGTGGACATGCCGAGGATGGACGGCTTCGAGCTGTGCCGCCGCCTCAAGGAGGAGTTCAAGACCTCCGCCATCCCCATCATCATCCTCTCGACACGCGAGTCTGACGAGCGCGTTGAACAAGGGTTCCGCGTCGGCGCCGACGCCTATCTGGCCAAGGGCGACGACATCCGGGAAAGCATCGAGCGCATCAAGGACATCATCCGGGCCCGCAACTTCCTGACCGGCAGCAAGGTGCTGGTGGTGGACGACTCCTCAAGCATCCGTCTTTTCCTGCGCGTGGGCCTGACCGAGAACGGATTTGCGGTCAGGACCGCCACCAACGGCCGCGAGGCCCTGGAGATGCTCCCCGAGTTCCGGCCCGACCTGATCATCACCGACCTGATGATGCCCGAAATGGACGGCTTTGCCCTGTGCCGGGAATTGAAACGTACCGAATTCGCCTCGGTGCCGGTCATCGTCATGTCCACCATGGGAGACAAGGGCATCATGCGCCGCCTGATGCGCGAGGGCGCGGCCTCGTTCCTGATAAAACCCTTTTCCGTGGCCCAGCTCTCGGTGGTCATCGAGGAGATTTTCTCGTCGAATTTCCGTCTCCTGCTCGAGGAAAAGGAACGCCTGGAGATGGAACAGAGGCTGACTCTTGCCGCCATCGCCAGCCTCGTGCAGGCCCTTGAGGCCCGCGACAGCCTGACTCGCGGCCACTCGGAACGGGTCGCCCTGGTGGCGGTGGGCATCGGCCAGGAGATGGGCTTCAACCCCGCCGAGCTGGACCGGCTGCTGCTCATCGGCAGGCTCCACGACCTGGGCAAGATCGGCGTGCGCGACGACGTGCTGCTCAAGAAGGACTCCCTGACCAACACCGAGTACGAGCACGTCAAGGCCCACTCCAACGTGGTGGCCGACATCCTGCGGCCCATCACCAGCCTGCACGACATCCTCGAAGTGACCACCTCCCACCACGAGCGATGGGACGGCAAGGGCTACCCCGACGGTCTGGCCGGGGAGGCCATCCCTCTCAGGGCGCGGATCATATCAGTGGCCGACGTGTTTGAAGCCGTCACCTCGGAGCGTCCCTACCGCGACTCCATGCCCCGGGCCGTGGCCGTGGACATCATCCGCGACGAGCGCGGCAAGCAGCTCTGCCCCACCTGCGTGGACGCCTTCCTGCGCTGGTATGACCGCACCGGAGGCGTCATCGAGCTGCCAGAGGATTATCGGCAGCGGTAG
- the fmt gene encoding methionyl-tRNA formyltransferase encodes MESVAKAALKPLRAVYMGTPEFAAEILRILLDFAGAEVVGVYTRPDRPCGRGRQCKPSPVKGVALERGLPVFQPKHFKDEAEIEALRALKPDVLVVAAYGLILPQAVLDVPALYPLNVHASLLPKYRGAAPIQRAIEAGEVVTGISIMKMEAGLDTGPVMVQRALRIGHNDHAGTIHDELARLGGICICEALARLQTGGYMFLPQDDALATYAKKLEKGEGAIDWNQPAQTVHNRIRAMYPWPGAYFDWTGPDGRTLCLNVAPGEVSEYPAEAAPGTVLGEVDGRLGIAAADKVYLTPEIKPEGRKTMNAAAFVCGYMKACR; translated from the coding sequence ATGGAAAGCGTAGCCAAGGCGGCCTTGAAGCCGCTACGCGCGGTCTACATGGGCACCCCGGAGTTTGCGGCCGAGATTTTGCGCATTCTGCTTGATTTTGCCGGGGCCGAGGTGGTGGGCGTGTACACCCGGCCGGACCGTCCGTGCGGCCGGGGCAGACAGTGCAAGCCCTCGCCGGTCAAGGGGGTGGCCCTGGAGCGCGGGCTGCCCGTGTTCCAGCCGAAGCATTTCAAGGACGAGGCGGAGATCGAGGCGCTGCGGGCCTTGAAGCCGGACGTGCTGGTGGTGGCGGCCTACGGGCTGATCCTGCCTCAGGCCGTGCTTGATGTGCCCGCGCTGTATCCGCTCAACGTCCATGCCTCGCTCCTGCCCAAGTATCGCGGTGCCGCGCCCATCCAGCGAGCCATCGAGGCGGGCGAGGTGGTCACCGGCATCTCCATCATGAAGATGGAGGCCGGGCTCGACACCGGCCCGGTCATGGTCCAGCGGGCGCTGCGCATCGGCCACAACGACCATGCGGGCACCATCCACGACGAGCTGGCCCGGCTCGGCGGCATCTGCATCTGCGAGGCCCTGGCCCGGCTGCAGACCGGCGGGTATATGTTTTTGCCTCAGGACGATGCTCTGGCCACCTATGCCAAAAAACTGGAAAAGGGCGAGGGCGCCATCGACTGGAACCAGCCCGCGCAGACCGTCCACAACCGGATTCGGGCCATGTATCCGTGGCCGGGCGCGTATTTCGACTGGACCGGCCCGGACGGTAGGACGCTTTGTCTGAACGTGGCCCCGGGCGAGGTCTCGGAATACCCGGCCGAGGCGGCTCCCGGCACGGTGCTTGGCGAGGTGGACGGCAGACTCGGCATCGCTGCAGCGGACAAGGTGTACCTTACGCCCGAGATCAAGCCCGAAGGGCGCAAGACCATGAACGCCGCGGCCTTTGTCTGCGGCTACATGAAGGCGTGTCGGTAG